Genomic DNA from Helicoverpa armigera isolate CAAS_96S chromosome 10, ASM3070526v1, whole genome shotgun sequence:
tgTAGGTATGAGTGATATTTAATTTCGATTATTATAGAATGTTTGTTATTACGTGCAACTGTGCTTACTTACCCCATTAATTTCCTTGAGAGTAGTCAAAATAATATGCTGCCACTTGGGATACTCCTTAGCTACCCAGATAACAGCTTGATTAGGTTTCTTCTCTGGTTTTGGCGTTTCTCCCTTCTTGGGTTTCTTGACTGCACAGTGGTTCTTCAAGTAGATTCGGAACGAATGGGCCGCGTCCATCAAATAGTTACTGGCTTTGATTGAAACCTCATCGATTTCTCCCGCCACTGGCCACAGCTCGTGTAGAATGCTTGTTTTCTGAACAAAATAAAGGTAATTAAGGTGCACTGTAGTTTTGAAGTCATGGCCAAAATTACTTGAATGTTGGGTGCCAAATAGAACAAATATTTTCGCCTAGTAGAATATCGCCTAAtcgtatttttagaaaaactgCTATATTTGTAAATTTAATCCCAGAGCAATTTTGCAGATTCGATTTGAAGCAGATTTCGATTTAGTACTTATCTGCAAGGTTTTTTGTGACCATCTTGAAGATAAAAGGCAAATTCTGTGCTCTAGTTAGTGAATGCAACTTCTATTGCAAAATTCCATTCCTCTTTGTTAAATACTTACATTGCCCAACAGTTCCCACACATGTTCAGCGACATGCGGACATATCGGCGACATCAGCTTAGCCTGCGTCTCAATATACCTCGTCACGAGTTCCGCATGCATGCCTGCTTCCGAACACAACTCCCTATACTTGTCTCTGGCGGCCTGAAGCTCGAAGAAACCAGTCTTTAGAGCCTCTTTGAACAACATCTTGTTGTAGTTTTCATCGGTTTGGTTGATCTTAGTGTTCATTTCGCTTACGAATACTTTATCGTGGAAATTGTGCTCTCctgacaaagaaaaaaaaatattatgcttaGTTCAAATATTGAATTTGTTCTCATGAACACAATAATACATTGGCCTTTTGCCACATTTACCTGTGCGTAAAGTAGATTTGGTTGCAATAATCTCCTTAACCCATTCGATAAAGGTATACAGCCTCAATATAGCCGCATCTGCAGTGTTCTCAACAAAGTTCGCGTCTTCCACTGAATCTCCAGCATCAGCTAAAGTAAGACGCATTCCATCCGCACTGAACTTATCAATAGACTCCGTTAAAGTCAAGAAGTTTCCATCAGACTTGGACATTTTGGCAGAGTTCAACATTAAGTGACCATTAGCCCTAATGCCTTTGGGCCACTTGTCCTCCTCTTTGGGCCAAATAGCGCAGTGGTTGTAAATGTAGAATGTTAAGTGGTTCTGAATGAGATCCTTTCCTGAGACTCGGAGATCAACTGGGTACCTTTAAAAATTGAAGACATTTAGCATCGGGAAATTAAATAACAGGAAAATTCTGTTCTGAGTTTTTCCCCCTAAAAATgaagataaaatatgtataaaaaccaagttaaaattatatttaccaaaATTGGAAAGACTTCTTCATAAGATCTAAAGAGGCCTTGGGAATTTTCGTATTTTTCGGAACAGGTGCTTCTTTGAAAAAGATGTAATCCCAAACTGCCATAGTCATGTCTTCTGGTTTAATTTTGAGAGCATTCTCTTTGTTGCCTCTAAAAGTATCGCCTTGCAGGAAATGCGCGATAGTGTAGTACGCATTGTAAATAGTTGAGTCTGATAGAGATTCAATCAACCATTGCTGATCCCAGGGCAGTTTTGTTCCTGAAGACaagattattaataaatattgtatgaattatGCAATTACAATAGTACACAACTTGTATTCTTACTTACCTAAACCGTATGTCCTGGAGCAAGCATACTCATGTAGCCACTTCAGTGTAGCTTGGAAGTTCTTCCTGACCTCATCATGATAAGTATTCATAGCACCTAGAGCCTTCTCTACCTGACTCTTCCACTCCTCATTACCATAATCCAAATACCATTGATTACACAAAGCCACAACACATTCATCCCCTGACCGAGAAATAATAGTCTTTTCTGGCTCATAATAAATCACTGCACCCTTTTCTTCAACAAGCTTAGTTTGCAGATTCTTTTTAACATCCTGAATTTTCTTTCCTTTATATTCTCCAACAAGTAACACACCATCATAGAAACCTTTCAGGTACACCATCTCTTTGGCTTGAGTTAACTTATCCTTGTCATTTTGACTTTGGATTTTAAGCATATCATACACATGTACAGCAGACAAGTTGCCATATTCAGGTATTTCAAGTATGGGCACAGGTTTGTATGGCAGAACCATATCATCAGTGATTCCATACTTTTCTCTGAAAGCTGGTTTCTTTTGTAAGTCCACAAGTGCCGCATAGTCATCAGGAGAGTCTGAGGGTACACTGGTAACGATGCCAGTACCCTTATCTTCTTTGATAGTCAACATAGGGAGAGCATAAATCTTAGGATAACAAGTAAATGGTGATTTTAAAACAGTTCCCATTAGATCTTGTCCTACAACTTCTAATAATACTTTAAATTCTCCATCTTTTTCCGTAAAGCCTTGGTATGCCATATTTCTGGCAGCTCTTCTAGTGCAAATAAATATGCCATCATTGACTGTTTCAAAAGCAATGTACTTGATATCAGGATGTACCCAGCAGTTGGTTTGTCCATACATTGTTTCTGGTCTTAGTGTTGCTGCAACTAGACTAACCTTCTTGCTCTTTAGAGGCCTAAAAGGGAAGaggtattaaaattaacatgacGTAAGTTAAATGAACAACATTAAATAGAATTAAATAGTAATAAGCCATACTTGAGAGCTTCAGGGAATGGTTCAACCACTGCCATTTTAAGGAGTGTGTACTCTTGAGGCCCAGCTCCCTCTCCTGTGCTTCTGTCATGGTCCATACAAGGTTGTTTGTCCAGAGGGGAGAATATGGTGTACCGTTTGCCATACATGATCTTATTACGTTCTTTGAGATGGTAGAACTGCCATCTAATGAAGGAATCATAGAAGGGATTTGCATCAGTAGTAATGAATTTACGACGCCAGTCCACCTGtagataaaatcattttatgtattttaagggcttccacatttttatttattatttaaggtgtgttattattttaaaacatactcACATGAATACCCATTCTTTTTAAATCAGCAACAGCTAAGGGAGGGAAATATTCCAGCCAGTGGCTCTCATCAGCAAAGAGTTTGATTTCCTCATCAGGAACTCCAATACTCTGCATGATCTGCCATTGGTACTTAGCACCACCTGTCTTTGCCACTGCTTTACTTTTCTTACCCTTACTTTTGTCTTTAGGGACAATGTCACCTTCCTCCTTGACAGCAACCTCTTCTTCTTCAGGGAATACTGGTGGGCAACCATAGAGTGCCATTTCTCTTTTCAACTTGTCAGCACAAGCTTTTATTGGCATGCCAGTACAATGGAAGCCAAAAGGGAATAGCACCTTTCTACC
This window encodes:
- the Leurs gene encoding leucine--tRNA ligase, cytoplasmic, which translates into the protein MATLDRKGTFKVEYLQDIERKVQAKWDSEKIFEMEVPNDGKPHEKFMCTFPYPYMNGRLHLGHTFSLSKCEFASRYYRLKGRKVLFPFGFHCTGMPIKACADKLKREMALYGCPPVFPEEEEVAVKEEGDIVPKDKSKGKKSKAVAKTGGAKYQWQIMQSIGVPDEEIKLFADESHWLEYFPPLAVADLKRMGIHVDWRRKFITTDANPFYDSFIRWQFYHLKERNKIMYGKRYTIFSPLDKQPCMDHDRSTGEGAGPQEYTLLKMAVVEPFPEALKPLKSKKVSLVAATLRPETMYGQTNCWVHPDIKYIAFETVNDGIFICTRRAARNMAYQGFTEKDGEFKVLLEVVGQDLMGTVLKSPFTCYPKIYALPMLTIKEDKGTGIVTSVPSDSPDDYAALVDLQKKPAFREKYGITDDMVLPYKPVPILEIPEYGNLSAVHVYDMLKIQSQNDKDKLTQAKEMVYLKGFYDGVLLVGEYKGKKIQDVKKNLQTKLVEEKGAVIYYEPEKTIISRSGDECVVALCNQWYLDYGNEEWKSQVEKALGAMNTYHDEVRKNFQATLKWLHEYACSRTYGLGTKLPWDQQWLIESLSDSTIYNAYYTIAHFLQGDTFRGNKENALKIKPEDMTMAVWDYIFFKEAPVPKNTKIPKASLDLMKKSFQFWYPVDLRVSGKDLIQNHLTFYIYNHCAIWPKEEDKWPKGIRANGHLMLNSAKMSKSDGNFLTLTESIDKFSADGMRLTLADAGDSVEDANFVENTADAAILRLYTFIEWVKEIIATKSTLRTGEHNFHDKVFVSEMNTKINQTDENYNKMLFKEALKTGFFELQAARDKYRELCSEAGMHAELVTRYIETQAKLMSPICPHVAEHVWELLGNKTSILHELWPVAGEIDEVSIKASNYLMDAAHSFRIYLKNHCAVKKPKKGETPKPEKKPNQAVIWVAKEYPKWQHIILTTLKEINGPNGLPDNKIISSKLGAIPELKKYMKRVMPFVQATRENMERIGIEALSVGLPFDEAAILLENKPYLLNTLDLDSIEVKFTDDSEAPEKTREDCAPGQPHVSFSVASGVDTTFINPIALNGLFTVTATVSDGDTVERVKVKIAKEVKAIKDLSSLKLWRYKDPVLGPRSIPVPGDHENKCVVLDNASILKVDLTAATVELVSNGTNLPVGKQMIYTYEK